From a region of the Dickeya poaceiphila genome:
- a CDS encoding chymotrypsin family serine protease, whose protein sequence is MINIYSVSPDVSKKKMGGAHRASLIAAGILAFLASGSALAVDQARLQQPVVGGTVLTMSLGNQCTAGLVLQQTGAWANLTPYRRAVRFVLTAGHCGDYNSTVSVNGADIGYVSWKSEVSDLELIRVEPVLHNYRHCTAPSTGIHCTIISRYEPRAVGKVLLSRAALYRSREGGLVAIAVTDHAPAPSTNRFCTSGFMTDVLCDWTDARIPAGYPVTVQGLRAATPDFGGLTSPGDSGGPVVSTSGVIHGIIKGQNDNLNMMLYTSTAQFFHEMPNYTIAPPN, encoded by the coding sequence CAAAAAGAAAATGGGAGGTGCGCATCGCGCCTCTTTGATCGCGGCTGGCATCCTGGCCTTCCTTGCCTCTGGCTCGGCGCTTGCCGTTGATCAGGCCAGACTCCAGCAGCCAGTTGTCGGCGGTACCGTTCTGACGATGAGCCTTGGCAACCAGTGCACCGCCGGTCTTGTGCTCCAGCAAACAGGCGCTTGGGCCAACTTGACTCCATATCGGAGAGCGGTCAGGTTCGTTCTGACTGCAGGGCATTGTGGTGACTACAACAGCACGGTGTCCGTGAATGGGGCGGATATCGGCTATGTTTCCTGGAAGTCGGAGGTTTCAGATCTCGAATTGATTCGCGTGGAACCGGTGTTGCATAACTACCGGCACTGCACAGCGCCATCAACAGGAATTCATTGCACAATCATTTCGAGATACGAACCGCGTGCGGTAGGCAAGGTGCTGCTCTCGCGAGCAGCGCTCTACCGGTCGCGAGAGGGTGGGCTTGTTGCGATCGCTGTCACCGACCACGCCCCCGCGCCCTCAACTAACCGCTTCTGCACGAGCGGATTCATGACCGACGTGTTGTGCGATTGGACGGATGCACGCATTCCCGCGGGCTATCCCGTGACAGTCCAGGGACTTCGTGCCGCAACTCCCGACTTTGGCGGTCTGACAAGCCCAGGCGATTCCGGCGGACCAGTGGTGAGTACATCGGGAGTCATACACGGCATCATAAAAGGTCAAAATGACAACCTAAACATGATGCTTTATACATCTACAGCGCAATTTTTCCACGAGATGCCCAATTATACGATTGCACCGCCAAACTGA
- the orn gene encoding oligoribonuclease, producing the protein MVNENNLIWIDLEMTGLDPERDRIIEIATLVTDANLNVLAEGPTLAVHQSDSQLALMDDWNVRTHTGSGLVDRVKASTYDDRAAELETIAFLQQWVPAGKSPICGNSIGQDRRFLFRYMPELEAYFHYRYLDVSTLKELARRWKPEILAGFKKRNTHQALDDIRESVAELAYYREHFIQL; encoded by the coding sequence ATGGTAAATGAAAACAACCTGATCTGGATCGATTTGGAAATGACGGGGCTGGATCCTGAACGGGATCGGATCATTGAGATCGCAACACTGGTGACTGATGCCAACCTGAATGTACTGGCAGAAGGCCCGACGCTGGCGGTGCATCAGTCTGACAGCCAACTGGCGCTGATGGATGACTGGAACGTACGCACTCACACCGGCAGTGGGTTGGTGGATCGGGTCAAAGCCAGCACGTATGACGACCGTGCCGCCGAATTGGAAACTATTGCGTTCCTGCAACAATGGGTACCGGCGGGCAAATCGCCGATTTGCGGCAACAGCATCGGGCAGGATCGCCGTTTCCTGTTCCGTTACATGCCGGAACTGGAAGCTTACTTCCACTACCGTTATCTGGACGTCAGCACGCTCAAGGAACTGGCGCGCCGCTGGAAGCCGGAGATTTTGGCAGGCTTTAAGAAGCGCAATACCCATCAGGCGCTGGACGATATCCGCGAATCGGTGGCGGAACTGGCGTACTACCGCGAACACTTTATTCAGTTGTAA
- the rsgA gene encoding small ribosomal subunit biogenesis GTPase RsgA has product MSKKKLSKGQQRRVSANHQRRLKHADSKVEWDDNQLGEPQEGIIISRFGMHADVEAPDGELHRCNIRRTIHSLVTGDRVVWRAGNETLAGISGIVEAVHPRQSVLTRPDYYDGLKPIAANIDQIVIVSAILPELSLNIIDRYLVACETLDVEPLIVLNKTDLLDDEGRAFVEEVMDIYRHLGYRVLMVSSHTQQGLAELEAALTGRVSIFAGQSGVGKSSLLNALLYPDDAKILVNDVSDASGLGQHTTTAARLYHFPHGGDVIDSPGVREFGLWHLEPEQVTRGFIEFRDYLGSCKFRDCKHDTDPGCAIRAALERGEIAPERFDNYHRILESMAQVKTRKSFSAPDN; this is encoded by the coding sequence GTGAGTAAAAAGAAACTGTCAAAAGGTCAGCAACGTCGGGTCAGTGCCAACCATCAGCGCCGCCTGAAGCACGCCGACAGCAAGGTCGAGTGGGATGACAACCAACTGGGCGAACCGCAGGAAGGCATCATCATCAGCCGGTTCGGTATGCACGCGGATGTGGAAGCGCCGGACGGCGAGCTGCACCGCTGCAATATTCGCCGCACTATTCATTCGCTGGTCACCGGCGACCGGGTCGTCTGGCGTGCCGGCAACGAAACGCTGGCCGGTATCAGCGGCATCGTCGAAGCGGTGCACCCGCGTCAGTCGGTGCTGACCCGCCCGGACTACTATGACGGTCTCAAACCTATTGCCGCCAACATCGACCAGATTGTGATTGTCTCCGCCATTTTGCCGGAGTTGTCGCTCAATATTATCGACCGTTATCTGGTCGCTTGCGAAACACTGGACGTTGAACCGTTGATCGTGCTGAACAAAACCGATCTGCTGGATGACGAAGGCCGGGCATTTGTCGAAGAGGTGATGGATATCTACCGTCATCTCGGTTATCGGGTGTTGATGGTTTCAAGTCATACCCAACAAGGGCTTGCCGAGCTGGAAGCCGCGCTGACTGGCCGCGTCAGTATCTTCGCCGGGCAGTCCGGCGTCGGCAAATCGAGCCTGCTTAATGCCCTGCTCTACCCTGACGACGCCAAAATTCTGGTCAATGACGTGTCCGATGCGTCTGGATTGGGTCAGCACACGACCACCGCCGCTCGCTTGTATCACTTCCCCCACGGTGGCGATGTCATCGACTCGCCGGGCGTACGTGAGTTCGGCCTGTGGCATCTGGAGCCGGAGCAAGTCACGCGCGGTTTTATCGAATTCCGTGACTATCTGGGCAGTTGCAAATTCCGCGACTGCAAACACGATACCGACCCTGGCTGCGCTATTCGCGCTGCGCTGGAACGCGGGGAGATA